A stretch of DNA from Methanofollis sp.:
TACCGGCGACAACCCGAATCCCGTCTTCAGGGTCGATAGTGCCGGGAGGATGATGTACGCCAACGCGGCCGCCGCATCCCTGGAGTCCATCTGGGATACGGATGCGGGGCGGCCGTTCCGCGTGCTGATTGCCGCTGTGGTCGCCCGGGCGATGGATGGAGGGAAAAACGAGGAGATCGAGGTGACGATCGCCGGAAGAACAGTCATGTGCACGGTCGTGCCGGCGGCAGGCGAGGGCTATGCCAACATCTACGGGCGGGACATCACCGACATGAAGAGAGTCGAGGAGGCGATCCGCCTCGAAGAGCAGAGGCTTGAAGCGCTTGTCAGGCTGAACGGGATGGCCGCCGCACCTGTCAGGGCGATCACCGACTATGCCCTGGAGATCGGGATCACCCTCACCGACAGCGAGATCGGGTACTTCGCCTTCCTCAACGAGGACGAGTCGGTCATGACGATCCGGTCCTTGTCGCAGAAGGCGCGGGAACTGTGCCGGGTGAAGGATCTGCCGGAGGTGTACCCCCTTGAAAAGACGGGGCTGTGGGGGGAACCGGTCAGGCAACGCCGCACCGTCATCGTGAATGACTATGCCGCCCCCTCTCCCCTCAAGCGGGGCACGCCGCCGGGCCACTCTGAGATCAGGCGGTTCATGAGTGTCCCGGTCTTCTCCGGGGGGCGGATCGTTGCGGTCGCCGGTGTGGCGAACAAGGTCGGGCCGTACGACGAGGCCGACGCCAGGCAACTCTCCCTGCTGATGAGTGAGATGTGGGCGCTCCTGCAGAGGAAATGGTACGCCGAAGACCTGGCGCGTTCCGAGAACCTCTACAGGACGGTCTTCGAGACCACGGGCACGGCGACGATGGTCATCGACGAGGCCGGCACGGTCACCCACGTGAACTCCCGGTTCGGCCCCTTCTTCGGGTACGACCCGGCCGACCTGGTCGGGAAGAGTGTCTGGTCCACTCTCTTCACCGGCCCGGCCGCGGAGGTCACGCGGCGCTACCATGCACAGAGGCGGTATGGGACAGGGGCGCCCTCGACGTACGAGGTGCAATTGCAGGACCGTGATGGGCAGACGCGCGATGTCCTCCTCACCGCGGCCCTCATTCCGGGGACCCTCACGAGCATCGTCTCCCTGGCAGACATCACCACCCTGAAGGAGACTGAACGCGAACTCCTCGAACGCAACAGGGAACTCTCTTTTTTCTCCGGGATCGGGGACATCTCGGTCTCGTCCTCGTCTCTCCCTGATATGCTCGGGGCGATGCTGCAGGCGGTGCTCCAGACATCTGGCCTCGACGGCGGGGCTATCCATCTTATCGAATCGGGTGGGGCGACGGCATCGCTCGTCTGCCAGTACGGCGTCCACGACGCCGCTGCCGTCCCGGCCGTCTCGCCTGTCGCGGAGGGGGCCCTGCCTGCCTGGGCGGCGGAGCAGTTCGCGGCGGCGGTCACCGTCCCCCTCCTTGCCGGGCAGGAGCGTCTCGGCGTCATGACTGTCGGGGGTGATCACCCGTTTTCCGACAAAGAGGAATCTTTCCTTGCCGTGGCCGGGGGCGCGATCGGGATTGCGGTTCAGAGGGCGGTTTTGCGGGCCGAACGCGAGCGGGCGAGCGAGGAGGCGAACCTGTACCTGGACATCATGACCCATGACATCAACAACGCGAATGCCGTGGCGATGGGGTACAGCAGTCTCCTGGTCTCGATGCTTTCGGGCAGGGAGGAGGCGCTGGCAAAGGGGGTGCTTGCCGGCATCAGGCAGAGCGCGGAGATCATCACGAATGTCTCGACCTACCGGACAATGAGCAGGCGACAGACGAGGGTCGAACCCATCCCGCTGGACCGCGTGATCCGGGGGCAGGTCGCCGTCTTCTCCGACGTGGACGTCAGGTACGGCGGGACCGACGGCATCGTTGCGGCGGACGAACTCCTCTCCGAGGTCTTCGCAAACCTGATCGGGAACGCGGTGAAGTTCGGCGGCACCGGGGTGACGGTCTGGATCACGGTGGCGGACAGAAACGGCGAGGTAGCGGTGACGGTCGCGGACAATGGTCCGGGCATCCCCGACGACCAGAAGGTGCGGGTCTTCGAGCGTTTTGTCCGGAACTCAACACGCGTCTCGGGCAAGGGTCTCGGCCTCTGGATCGTGAAGATGCTTGTCGAGCGTTACGGCGGGAGCATCGCGGCCTCGGACCGCGTGGCCGGCAACCCTGGCGAGGGCGCGGCGATGGTCGTCGTCCTGCGGAAAGCGAAGGCGGCGGGGAAATAACCTTTAATATCTTTGACGGGCAAGAGTGTATGGTACCTGCGATAGTAGTCTAGTGGTAGGACAGTGGCTTCCCAAGCCACTAACTCGGGTTCGAATCCCGGCTATCGCATGCCGCGTTTCTGTTCCGGTCTTTCTCGTGTATTTTCGTTCTGATTGTGGGCATCTGTACGAAATGTACGCCAACACATTATGACAACGCTCTTGATCAAGCAGCGAAGAGTGCGCTCTTCCTAGAACGATTCCACAGATCTGAGACACAATAGGTGAAAATAGCGATCTGTCTGCATGTACTCCTCTGATATGCTTGGGCCTCTGCTTCCCCTTCTGCTCGATCGTTGATCGTGGTTATGATCCCTCGTAGGTCTGTGTCCTCTTGCACCGATATATGAGAACCGACCGAAGAAATCTTGGTTGACAGCGTTGACCTCTAGTAACGAGGTGAATGAAATCGATGAATATGGGTGTGCTTGAGGGGATACGGGATGATCACCGATAGCGCTGACGAATACCTGATCGGCCTCGTGAGAGAACTCTGCAAACTGTCTCGGGAGACAGAGTGGTTGGAGTTCAATCGGGTCAGAACCCTGAAATTAGGTTGATTTGATCATCAATAGTAGTTGAGAGGTACGCGGGGATGAGGGGAGAGATGAACAACATCGCCGGTGTTCCTGTTACCGGGAGACAGGGGAAGAACACAAGTGTAGGGATGGACGGAGGATAGGCGGTGGGCTGAGTGACGTCTGTTCTTGCTCTGTTCCTGGCGATGCCAGAGGTACACGACCACGTCCTTTGCCGAATGGCATATCCCCATCCCCCTCCAACCTCATCCAGATGCAGACGCCAGACGACGAGATCCAGACCTATGTCGAGACGACCCTCAAAAATTCCGGTTCCCACGGC
This window harbors:
- a CDS encoding PAS domain S-box protein; protein product: MAHDLLSAFHAWPWKLPALLAATGGALAATVFAASFGVTTVVAHLFFVPVILAVCWYGWKGVAMAAALLVSYLLVIAFFFGPASSVFIEAAGRAVVIAAVSLLLALLSARIAGLAQDYHGIFEHSGGGILIIDREVPSVLAANRAAAGMLGFSPEDVEGRSFSSLFPDAAVGEDISAAIGEGRPLEAVEAALTARDGSVRWVRISTGSLPGGRVACTLLDVSDRREEVREMEVLARFTGDNPNPVFRVDSAGRMMYANAAAASLESIWDTDAGRPFRVLIAAVVARAMDGGKNEEIEVTIAGRTVMCTVVPAAGEGYANIYGRDITDMKRVEEAIRLEEQRLEALVRLNGMAAAPVRAITDYALEIGITLTDSEIGYFAFLNEDESVMTIRSLSQKARELCRVKDLPEVYPLEKTGLWGEPVRQRRTVIVNDYAAPSPLKRGTPPGHSEIRRFMSVPVFSGGRIVAVAGVANKVGPYDEADARQLSLLMSEMWALLQRKWYAEDLARSENLYRTVFETTGTATMVIDEAGTVTHVNSRFGPFFGYDPADLVGKSVWSTLFTGPAAEVTRRYHAQRRYGTGAPSTYEVQLQDRDGQTRDVLLTAALIPGTLTSIVSLADITTLKETERELLERNRELSFFSGIGDISVSSSSLPDMLGAMLQAVLQTSGLDGGAIHLIESGGATASLVCQYGVHDAAAVPAVSPVAEGALPAWAAEQFAAAVTVPLLAGQERLGVMTVGGDHPFSDKEESFLAVAGGAIGIAVQRAVLRAERERASEEANLYLDIMTHDINNANAVAMGYSSLLVSMLSGREEALAKGVLAGIRQSAEIITNVSTYRTMSRRQTRVEPIPLDRVIRGQVAVFSDVDVRYGGTDGIVAADELLSEVFANLIGNAVKFGGTGVTVWITVADRNGEVAVTVADNGPGIPDDQKVRVFERFVRNSTRVSGKGLGLWIVKMLVERYGGSIAASDRVAGNPGEGAAMVVVLRKAKAAGK